From the bacterium genome, the window ATTCTACTCAAGCCTGTGACGCCAGCACTCATTGACAGCGGTTTCGGGTTGCTTAAACCGAAATCACAGGGGAAGTCCTTTGACGCGGAGTGGGCAGATCATAAGCGGGAAGAACGGAAATTGGAGGAGGCCCGGCATGCGCGCCATCGTTCTTGATAGTTTTGCGCTGATTGCCTATTTCCGTGGCGAGCCCTTGGGCGCCAGGGTAAAGGATCTCCTCCATAAGGCAGGCAAGGTTGACCAACCGTTGCACATGTCGGAGATCAATTACGCGGAGGTCCAATACATGATCCTCCGGAAAGACGGCCAGGCCGCATGGAATGCAGCCACGGAGGTCCTTCCCGCCTTGCCAATCAAGTTCCACCCGGGTACGCGCGAACTATCCGACTTGGCGGCCGATTTCAAGTCCCGCTTCAGCATCAGCCTCGCCGATGCGTTTGCCGCAGCGCTCGCCAAAGCGTTAAATGCCGAACTCGTCACCGGGGATCCAGAATTCAACGCGCTCCAAGGTGAGATAAAGATTACGTTTCACAACACCCTATAACCAGCAAAGCATGGGATAGGCACCTGCCGGT encodes:
- a CDS encoding AbrB/MazE/SpoVT family DNA-binding domain-containing protein, which gives rise to MNTTVQADCVCFTTKGQLVIPAWLRRQYHIERGTRAIVTATAGGILLKPVTPALIDSGFGLLKPKSQGKSFDAEWADHKREERKLEEARHARHRS
- a CDS encoding PIN domain-containing protein; the encoded protein is MRAIVLDSFALIAYFRGEPLGARVKDLLHKAGKVDQPLHMSEINYAEVQYMILRKDGQAAWNAATEVLPALPIKFHPGTRELSDLAADFKSRFSISLADAFAAALAKALNAELVTGDPEFNALQGEIKITFHNTL